A window from Balaenoptera musculus isolate JJ_BM4_2016_0621 chromosome 8, mBalMus1.pri.v3, whole genome shotgun sequence encodes these proteins:
- the LOC118899120 gene encoding ragulator complex protein LAMTOR5: protein MEATLEQHLEDTMKNPSIVGVLCTDSQGLNLGCRGTLSDEHAGVISVLAQQAAKLTSDPTDIPVVCLESDNGNIMIQKHDGITVAVHKMAS from the coding sequence ATGGAGGCAACCTTAGAGCAGCACTTGGAGGACACAATGAAGAATCCATCCATTGTTGGAGTCCTGTGCACAGATTCACAAGGACTCAATTTGGGCTGCCGCGGAACCCTGTCAGATGAGCATGCTGGGGTGATATCTGTTTTAGCCCAGCAAGCAGCTAAGCTAACCTCAGACCCCACTGATATTCCTGTGGTGTGTCTAGAATCAGATAATGGGAACATTATGATCCAGAAACACGATGGCATCACAGTGGCAGTGCACAAAATGGCCTCTTGA
- the PDZD3 gene encoding Na(+)/H(+) exchange regulatory cofactor NHE-RF4 isoform X1 gives MEAAADLQDTASLAPKFEFNPKLGIDNPVLSLAEDHEPSDLWSLERPRFYLLNREEGRSFGFHLQQQRGRAGHVVCRVEPGASAQRQGLREGDRILGVNNHVVEHEDYSVVIRRIRASGPRVLLTVLAQHVHEVALAQRGNDAHLCPTLGRGVRPRLCHVVKDEGGFGFSITQGHRGPFWLVLSTGGAAERAGVPPGARLLEVNGVSVEKFTHNQLSKKLWQSGKQVTLLVAGPEVEEQCRQLGMPLAAPLAEGWALPTKPRCLHLEKGPQGFGFMLREEKGLDGRLGQFLWEVDPGLPAEKAGMQAGDRLVAVAGESVEGLGHEETVSKIRAQGSCVSLIVVDPEADRFFNMVRLSPLLFLESTEAPDPPQDTGSASLVETKDPPVEDTTVPCGFRQCFLYPGPGGGYGFRLSCVASGPHLFISQVTLGGSAARAGLQMGDVILEVNGYPMGGENDLERLQQLAEAEPPLCLKLTARSQQGLEAWIPPGSGEDWAVASDLL, from the exons ATGGAGGCAGCTGCAG ATCTTCAGGACACAGCTTCCTTGGCCCC GAAGTTTGAGTTTAACCCCAAACTGGGCATTGATAATCCTGTGCTCTCCCTGGCTGAAGACCACGAGCCCTCTG ATCTCTGGAGCCTGGAACGACCTCGCTTCTATCTGCTGAacagagaggagggcaggagtTTTGGCTTCCACTTGCAGCAGCagcggggcagggctgggcatgTGGTGTGCAGGGTGGAGCCAGGCGCCTCTGCCCAGCGCCAGGGTCTTCGGGAAGGAGATCGGATCCTGGGGGTGAACAACCATGTCGTGGAACATGAAGACTATTCAGTG GTGATACGCCGCATCCGGGCCAGCGGTCCTCGGGTATTGCTGACGGTTTTGGCGCAGCACGTGCATGAGGTGGCCCTAGCTCAGCGGGGGAACGATGCCCACCTCTGTCCCACTCTCGGCCGAGGGGTCCGGCCTCGGCTGTGCCACGTAGTGAAAGACGAGGGTGGCTTTGGCTTCAGTATCACCCAAG GACATCGGGGTCCTTTCTGGTTAGTGCTGAGCACTGGAGGAGCAGCTGAGCGGGCAGGAGTGCCCCCTGGGGCCCGACTGCTAGAAGTGAATGGGGTCAGCGTGGAGAAGTTCACGCATAACCAACTCAGCAAGAAG CTTTGGCAGAGTGGCAAGCAGGTGACCCTGCTGGTGGCAGGGCCAGAGGTGGAGGAACAGTGTCGCCAGCTGGGAATGCCCCTGGCTGCACCCCTGGCAGAGGGCTGGGCACTGCCCACCAAGCCCCGCTGTCTGCATCTAGAGAAAGGGCCCCAGGGCTTCGGGTTCATGCTCCGAGAGGAGAAGGGCCTTGACGGTCGGCTCG GTCAGTTCCTGTGGGAGGTGGACCCAGGACTGCCAGCGGAGAAGGCCGGGATGCAGGCTGGGGACCGGCTGGTGGCTGTGGCTGGGGAGAGCGTGGAAGGGCTGGGCCATGAAGAGACAGTGTCCAAGATCCGGGCGCAGGGCTCCTGCGTCTCGCTCATTGTCGTTGACCCTGAGGCTGACCGCTTCTTCAACATG GTTCGCTTGTCCCCACTTCTCTTCTTGGAGAGCACAGAGGCTCCCGACCCTCCCCAGGATACCGGCTCAGCCTCTCTGGTTGAGACCAAGGACCCACCAGTTGAAGACACAACCGTCCCCTGCGGCTTCCGCCAGTGCTTCCTGTACCCTGGGCCTGGCGGTGGCTATGGCTTCCGACTCAGCTGTGTGGCCAGTGGGCCTCATCTCTTCATCTCCCAG GTGACCCTAGGAGGCTCAGCTGCCCGGGCAGGACTGCAAATGGGAGATGTGATTCTGGAGGTGAACGGGTATCCCATGGGCGGAGAGAATGACCTGGAAAGACTTCAGCAGCTGGCTGAGGCAGAGCCACCCCTATGCCTGAAGCTGACGGCCAGATCTCAGCAGGGCTTGGAAGCCTGGATTCCGCCAGGGTCtggagag GACTGGGCTGTAGCCTCAGATCTACTGTAG
- the PDZD3 gene encoding Na(+)/H(+) exchange regulatory cofactor NHE-RF4 isoform X2: MEAAADLQDTASLAPKFEFNPKLGIDNPVLSLAEDHEPSDLWSLERPRFYLLNREEGRSFGFHLQQQRGRAGHVVCRVEPGASAQRQGLREGDRILGVNNHVVEHEDYSVVIRRIRASGPRVLLTVLAQHVHEVALAQRGNDAHLCPTLGRGVRPRLCHVVKDEGGFGFSITQGHRGPFWLVLSTGGAAERAGVPPGARLLEVNGVSVEKFTHNQLSKKLWQSGKQVTLLVAGPEVEEQCRQLGMPLAAPLAEGWALPTKPRCLHLEKGPQGFGFMLREEKGLDGRLAPGQPPGVHTVAWAGTGGQWEGAVRMSASQVSSCGRWTQDCQRRRPGCRLGTGWWLWLGRAWKGWAMKRQCPRSGRRAPASRSLSLTLRLTASSTWFACPHFSSWRAQRLPTLPRIPAQPLWLRPRTHQLKTQPSPAASASASCTLGLAVAMASDSAVWPVGLISSSPR, from the exons ATGGAGGCAGCTGCAG ATCTTCAGGACACAGCTTCCTTGGCCCC GAAGTTTGAGTTTAACCCCAAACTGGGCATTGATAATCCTGTGCTCTCCCTGGCTGAAGACCACGAGCCCTCTG ATCTCTGGAGCCTGGAACGACCTCGCTTCTATCTGCTGAacagagaggagggcaggagtTTTGGCTTCCACTTGCAGCAGCagcggggcagggctgggcatgTGGTGTGCAGGGTGGAGCCAGGCGCCTCTGCCCAGCGCCAGGGTCTTCGGGAAGGAGATCGGATCCTGGGGGTGAACAACCATGTCGTGGAACATGAAGACTATTCAGTG GTGATACGCCGCATCCGGGCCAGCGGTCCTCGGGTATTGCTGACGGTTTTGGCGCAGCACGTGCATGAGGTGGCCCTAGCTCAGCGGGGGAACGATGCCCACCTCTGTCCCACTCTCGGCCGAGGGGTCCGGCCTCGGCTGTGCCACGTAGTGAAAGACGAGGGTGGCTTTGGCTTCAGTATCACCCAAG GACATCGGGGTCCTTTCTGGTTAGTGCTGAGCACTGGAGGAGCAGCTGAGCGGGCAGGAGTGCCCCCTGGGGCCCGACTGCTAGAAGTGAATGGGGTCAGCGTGGAGAAGTTCACGCATAACCAACTCAGCAAGAAG CTTTGGCAGAGTGGCAAGCAGGTGACCCTGCTGGTGGCAGGGCCAGAGGTGGAGGAACAGTGTCGCCAGCTGGGAATGCCCCTGGCTGCACCCCTGGCAGAGGGCTGGGCACTGCCCACCAAGCCCCGCTGTCTGCATCTAGAGAAAGGGCCCCAGGGCTTCGGGTTCATGCTCCGAGAGGAGAAGGGCCTTGACGGTCGGCTCG CCCCGGGTCAGCCCCCCGGTGTGCATACAGTGGCCTGGGCCGGCACTGGGGGTCAGTGGGAAGGAGCAGTGAGGATGTCTGCATCCCAGGTCAGTTCCTGTGGGAGGTGGACCCAGGACTGCCAGCGGAGAAGGCCGGGATGCAGGCTGGGGACCGGCTGGTGGCTGTGGCTGGGGAGAGCGTGGAAGGGCTGGGCCATGAAGAGACAGTGTCCAAGATCCGGGCGCAGGGCTCCTGCGTCTCGCTCATTGTCGTTGACCCTGAGGCTGACCGCTTCTTCAACATG GTTCGCTTGTCCCCACTTCTCTTCTTGGAGAGCACAGAGGCTCCCGACCCTCCCCAGGATACCGGCTCAGCCTCTCTGGTTGAGACCAAGGACCCACCAGTTGAAGACACAACCGTCCCCTGCGGCTTCCGCCAGTGCTTCCTGTACCCTGGGCCTGGCGGTGGCTATGGCTTCCGACTCAGCTGTGTGGCCAGTGGGCCTCATCTCTTCATCTCCCAG GTGA